A portion of the Epinephelus moara isolate mb chromosome 4, YSFRI_EMoa_1.0, whole genome shotgun sequence genome contains these proteins:
- the mars2 gene encoding methionine--tRNA ligase, mitochondrial, producing MMRTPFLFVTRSCQAVHRLQQSPFFSPVSALSRHQRISALRYTSTHFCKDDRSYYITTPIFYVNASPHLGHLYSAVIADCLHRYKLLQGFNSKFATGTDEHGLKIQQAAEAAGKDPLTFCTDVSEKFEHLFGSCNISYTDYIRTTEQKHRHAVEHFWSVLRNKGLIYKGSYEGWYSTQDESFLTALQVADALDSQGREIKVSQESGHKVEWMKEENYMFRLSAFRPQLLDWLRENPRAVQPEHFYQSVLQWLQEDLPDLSVSRQRSRLQWGIPVPGDDEQTIYVWLDALVNYLTVAGYPDKHDQWWNVAHHIVGKDILKFHAIYWPAFLLGAGLPLPQTIHVHSHWTVGGKKMSKSLGNVVDPLERSQMFTTDGMRYFLLRQGVPDSDCDYTDNKVIKLLNAELADSLGGLLNRCTAPALNPAQVYPLFCPQSFRREQGGRAVVEDYHMLDAVKNLPAVVEQHYESMHVYKALEAISACVRLTNGFVQRHAPWKLDRSDSKDQRWLDTIIHVSLECLRIYGTLLQPIVPEISNKLLSRLGVQPGERSWADVNFLPRYQGMDCPFEGRALGSDSGVLFSRLESEKTDKQKPTKTKKAAN from the exons ATGATGAGGACCCCTTTTCTGTTTGTCACCAGAAGCTGTCAGGCTGTTCACAGGCTGCAACAAAGCCCATTTTTCTCACCGGTTTCAGCTCTGTCGAGACACCAGAGGATCTCTGCGTTGAGATACACGAGCACCCACTTCTGCAAAGACGACAGGAGCTACTACATAACCACTCCCATCTTCTATGTCAACGCTTCTCCTCATTTAGGACACCTATATTCAGCTGTGATAGCTGACTGCTTACACAGGTACAAGCTGCTGCAGGGCTTCAACTCAAAGTTTGCAACAG GTACAGACGAACATGGCTTGAAAATCCAACAAGCTGCTGAAGCTGCGGGAAAAGACCCCCTGACCTTCTGCACAGACGTGTCTGAGAAATTCGAACATCTCTTCGGCAGCTGCAACATATCGTATACAGACTACATAAGAACCACTGAGCAGAAACACCGTCATGCTGTGGAGCATTTCTGGTCAGTGCTCAGGAACAAAGGGCTCATTTATAAGGGGAGTTACGAAGGCTGGTACTCCACCCAAGATGAAAGCTTCCTCACGGCGTTGCAGGTGGCCGATGCTTTGGACTCTCAAGGGAGAGAGATCAAGGTATCGCAGGAGAGTGGCCACAAG GTGGAGTGGATGAAAGAGGAGAACTACATGTTCCGTCTGTCTGCGTTTCGGCCTCAGCTGCTTGACTGGCTCAGAGAGAATCCTCGGGCCGTACAGCCTGAGCATTTCTACCAGTCTGTCCTCCAGTGGCTGCAGGAGGACCTCCCTGACCTCTCTGTCTCCCGGCAGAGAAGCCGCCTCCAGTGGGGCATCCCGGTGCCAGGCGACGATGAACAGACCATCTATGTGTGGCTAGATGCTCTGGTGAACTACCTCACAGTAGCTGGCTATCCAGATAAACATGACCAGTGGTGGAACGTGGCCCACCACATTGTCGGAAAggacattttaaaatttcacGCCATCTACTGGCCAGCTTTTCTTCTAGGGGCCGGACTGCCGCTGCCACAGACGATACATGTACACTCCCACTGGACAGTAGGAGGAAAGAAGATGTCTAAGAGTTTAGGTAATGTTGTAGATCCTCTCGAACGCTCACAGATGTTCACAACTGATGGTATGAGGTATTTTCTTCTGCGTCAGGGTGTCCCAGACTCAGACTGTGATTACACAGACAACAAAGTTATCAAGCTGCTCAACGCAGAGCTCGCTGACTCTCTGGGTGGTCTGCTGAACCGCTGCACAGCTCCAGCTCTTAACCCAGCTCAGGTCTATCCCCTTTTCTGCCCTCAGTCGTTCCGAAGGGAACAGGGAGGCAGGGCTGTGGTTGAAGACTACCACATGTTGGATGCTGTGAAAAATCTCCCCGCTGTGGTGGAGCAGCACTATGAGAGCATGCATGTGTACAAAGCTCTGGAGGCCATCAGTGCCTGTGTGAGGCTCACCAACGGGTTCGTTCAGCGTCATGCACCTTGGAAGCTGGACAGATCGGACAGTAAAGACCAGCGCTGGTTGGACACCATCATCCATGTCTCCCTCGAATGCCTGAGGATTTATGGCACACTCCTCCAGCCAATAGTGCCAGAGATTTCTAACAAGCTGCTGTCCAGACTTGGGGTGCAACCAGGCGAGAGGAGCTGGGCAGACGTGAACTTCCTGCCGAGGTATCAGGGAATGGACTGTCCCTTTGAGGGGAGAGCGCTAGGATCTGACTCTGGTGTGCTTTTTAGTCGCTTGGAAAGTGAGAAGACAGATAAACAGAAACCTAcgaaaacaaaaaaggcagcAAACTAG
- the zgc:101583 gene encoding magnesium transporter NIPA2 has product MEVNRLDFYIGLSLAVSSSVFIGASFILKKKGLLRLASKGSMRAGQGGYAYLKEWLWWAGLISMGTGEAANFAAYAFAPATLVTPLGALSVLVSAVLSSYFLNERLNVHGKIGCLLCVLGSTVMVIHAPQEEEVASLSAMAEKLKDPGFIVFAVCVVGSSLVLIFAVAPRFGQKNVLVYILICSVIGSLSVSCVKGLGIGIKELFAGTAVLKEPLFWSLVICLVICISVQISYLNKALDIFNTSMVTPIYYVFFTTAVMACSAILFKEWLRMTTDGIMGTISGFLTIILGIFLLHAFKDITFNCDSLPNYLRKGPQGSPWGQQPYVALPSHDMQAEDDVKLPREGGSKGGWGMHQRAP; this is encoded by the exons ATGGAAGTGAACCGTTTGGACTTCTACATCGGTCTCTCTCTGGCGGTGAGCTCGAGCGTTTTCATCGGTGCCAGTTTCATCCTGAAGAAGAAAGGCCTGCTGCGATTGGCCAGCAAGGGTTCAATGCGAGCAG GTCAAGGGGGGTATGCTTACCTGAAAGAATGGCTGTGGTGGGCAGGACTTATTTCAA TGGGAACCGGAGAGGCTGCTAACTTCGCTGCTTATGCATTTGCGCCGGCCACACTGGTGACTCCTCTTGGAGCACTGAGTGTACTTGTAAG TGCTGTGCTCTCCTCTTACTTTCTGAACGAGAGGCTGAATGTGCACGGGAAGATCGGTTGTTTGCTGTGTGTCTTGGGCTCCACTGTGATGGTGATCCATGCcccacaggaggaggaggtggcctCTCTCAGTGCCATGGCTGAGAAGCTCAAAGACCCAG GTTTcattgtgtttgctgtgtgcGTTGTGGGAAGCAGCCTGGTTCTTATCTTTGCTGTGGCGCCGCGGTTTGGACAGAAGAATGTGCTGGTCTACATCCTGAtctgctctgtgattggctCCCTGTCTGTGTCTTGTGTCAAGGGCCTGGGCATTGGCATTAAGGAGCTGTTTGCTGGGACAGCAGTGCTGAAGGAACCCCTGTTCTGGTCTTTAGTCATCTGCCTGGTAATCTGCATCAGCGTTCAAATCAGTTACTTGAACAAAGCGCTCGACATCTTCAACACCTCCATGGTCACTCCCATATACTACGTCTTCTTCACCACCGCCGTCATGGCCTGCTCAGCCATCCTCTTCAAGGAATGGTTGAGAATGACCACTGACGGGATCATGGGAACAATTAGCGGGTTCCTCACCATCATTTTGGGGATCTTCCTCCTCCACGCCTTCAAGGACATTACATTTAACTGTGATTCCCTCCCAAACTACCTGAGGAAGGGTCCTCAGGGCTCTCCGTGGGGGCAGCAGCCTTATGTGGCTCTTCCCAGCCACGACATGCAAGCAGAGGATGATGTGAAGCTGCCCAGAGAGGGAGGCTCAAAGGGGGGCTGGGGTATGCATCAGAGGGCTCCGTAA